A segment of the Atribacterota bacterium genome:
CTTATTGTTTTATAAGCTCTTTCAGCAACTCCTGATGCTTCCATGAATGTACCCATAAATACAAAAAGAGGTACTGCAGGTAAAACATTACTCCCCATGATTGACCAGGTATTTAAAATCATCTGACTAAACACTCGGCTCCCCCATCCAAGATACCCACCTATTACTGAAACTCCCGCTAAAACAGCAAATAATGGAAAACCAAGGAAAATAAAGATAGCTAAAAATACAAACATTAAAAGAGCTATTAACTCAGGATCCATTATCTGTCTCCTTTCCCAGTAGTAAAAATATAGAACGAATAAATTGAGCAATTCCCTGAAGTAATAAAATACCCATTGCTACTGGTAAAACTGTTTTTAAAGGATAAATTACCGGTCTCCAAGTACCACTAGCGCTCACTTCTTTTATCCTCCATGAAAAGGTAGCAAAATCAATTCCTTTAATAAAAAGAATGGCTATTGCCGGAAAAAATAAGAGTAGATATAGAATAATATTAACAAATGCCCGTACACGGGGTGAGAAAAAGTCAGAAATCAAAGTTACTTTTACATGTCTATCTATAGAAAGTACATACCCTGCCCCTAATAAAAAAATTACTGCATATAACATATAGCTTAAATCATATGCCCAGAGAGTTGGGGAATTGAATAAATATCTAGAAATTGCTTCATAAAATAAAGCAAAGGTTAGAAAAATAATCAACCAGGCACTCACTTTTGCAACTAATTCACTAATCTTGTCAATAAACTTAAGAAATGCATTCATGTTAATTCCTTTCTTTGAATTAAAAACACTTTAGAAGACTATTTTTCATCAAAATTATTCTTAAAACTAAGATTCCTTTCTTTGTAGTTCTAAAACTAAAAAATTTAGAACTACAAAGAAAGGAATATCCATACTTTTATTACTAATTCTCCGGCCAGTAATAATCAGCTAAGAAAGAGTAATCCGGTACAAACTTTTTCTCATAAGGTACAACTATTTGTGCATAAGCTT
Coding sequences within it:
- a CDS encoding TRAP transporter small permease subunit; the encoded protein is MNAFLKFIDKISELVAKVSAWLIIFLTFALFYEAISRYLFNSPTLWAYDLSYMLYAVIFLLGAGYVLSIDRHVKVTLISDFFSPRVRAFVNIILYLLLFFPAIAILFIKGIDFATFSWRIKEVSASGTWRPVIYPLKTVLPVAMGILLLQGIAQFIRSIFLLLGKETDNGS